One stretch of Arthrobacter polaris DNA includes these proteins:
- a CDS encoding DUF1206 domain-containing protein, whose amino-acid sequence MKPGQXARRVASRAGNSRALTLIARIGFAASGLMHLLMGYIAIRIAFHHGGESDQSGAFAQMLKLPGGTIVIWVTVAGLAALGLFLLLQAALGIGSSSKKRWARSLVSLGKGVAYLAIAFTALSIALRHPTSSTTSTRHATSTLLSLPGGQVLLILLGIITAGIGGYFIYKGARQXFREDITVPSDHSQRAITVLAMTGYIAKGIAIFTLGVLFVIAAVKVDXQEASGLDGALKSLAALPFGEAILLVIGIGLIAYGLYSFARARLARL is encoded by the coding sequence ATGAAACCCGGACAANAAGCCCGCCGGGTGGCTAGCCGCGCCGGAAACAGCCGGGCACTGACTCTGATTGCAAGAATCGGCTTCGCCGCTAGCGGACTCATGCACCTACTAATGGGATACATCGCCATCCGTATAGCCTTCCACCACGGCGGGGAATCAGATCAGTCCGGCGCCTTCGCTCAAATGTTAAAACTGCCAGGCGGAACGATCGTCATTTGGGTCACCGTTGCTGGCCTAGCGGCCCTGGGACTCTTTCTCTTGCTTCAAGCCGCTCTCGGCATCGGGTCCTCGTCCAAGAAACGCTGGGCCCGGAGCCTAGTGTCCTTGGGTAAGGGCGTCGCCTACCTAGCCATAGCGTTCACAGCCCTTTCGATCGCGCTCCGGCACCCAACAAGTTCCACAACCTCCACCCGCCACGCCACCAGCACCCTACTCTCCCTTCCCGGAGGACAGGTTCTACTCATCCTCCTTGGAATCATCACAGCCGGGATCGGTGGTTACTTTATCTACAAAGGAGCCCGGCAANAGTTCCGCGAGGACATCACTGTGCCCTCTGACCACTCCCAAAGAGCCATCACGGTGCTGGCCATGACCGGATACATCGCCAAGGGCATCGCCATCTTCACACTCGGTGTTCTCTTCGTCATCGCGGCAGTCAAGGTCGACNCCCAAGAAGCCTCCGGGCTCGACGGAGCCCTGAAGTCCCTGGCCGCCCTGCCCTTCGGCGAAGCCATCCTCCTCGTGATCGGGATCGGACTCATTGCCTACGGGCTCTACAGCTTCGCCCGCGCCCGCCTCGCCCGGCTGTGA
- a CDS encoding phosphatase PAP2 family protein, which yields MASKFIVEERFVPAATRKRLYATSLLLVVLGLVMFLLLLNAVVTHTGFQRLDQPVNTWFMALRSPVLTGFMEALAIIFGPVALPIIVLVVVVVWTILAKHAWRPLLLAAGMVTGVILAQVLAPMVQHPRPPVDLMLLGADSTFSFPSGHVLGTSDFLLILAFLIASRRXKTSLTVLLFSIATLVILAQVASRLYLGYHWITDTTASMALALLILGAVMAVDTARTVRIHGEHVHGNHSQPQVDGT from the coding sequence TTGGCATCAAAGTTCATCGTCGAAGAGCGGTTCGTTCCGGCTGCCACCCGTAAGCGGCTCTATGCCACCTCGCTGCTGCTCGTCGTTCTGGGACTGGTCATGTTTTTGCTNCTCCTTAACGCCGTCGTGACCCACACGGGCTTTCAACGCCTAGACCAGCCTGTCAACACCTGGTTCATGGCCCTGCGCTCCCCNGTATTGACTGGCTTCATGGAGGCGCTGGCCATCATTTTCGGTCCGGTAGCGCTCCCGATCATTGTCTTAGTCGTCGTCGTGGTCTGGACCATTCTGGCCAAACATGCATGGCGTCCGCTCCTGCTTGCCGCCGGGATGGTCACCGGCGTCATCCTGGCCCAAGTCCTCGCTCCGATGGTCCAGCATCCCCGGCCTCCCGTCGATCTGATGCTGCTCGGGGCAGACAGCACCTTCTCNTTTCCTTCCGGTCATGTTCTGGGGACCTCGGATTTCCTGCTGATCCTGGCTTTCCTCATTGCCAGCCGACGCCANAAGACGTCCCTGACGGTGCTCTTATTCAGCATCGCCACCCTGGTGATTCTGGCCCAAGTGGCCAGCCGGCTCTACCTCGGCTACCACTGGATCACGGACACGACAGCGTCCATGGCTCTGGCACTTCTCATTCTCGGTGCCGTCATGGCTGTAGACACTGCCAGAACGGTTCGCATCCACGGCGAACACGTCCACGGTAACCATTCACAGCCCCAGGTCGACGGCACATGA